One window of Oreochromis niloticus isolate F11D_XX linkage group LG23, O_niloticus_UMD_NMBU, whole genome shotgun sequence genomic DNA carries:
- the LOC100710462 gene encoding stonustoxin subunit beta-like — MPVVKTSSKALLSSCNLSVKSCGALTSVHSFQSSNLTELDLSNNDLRDSGVKKLSSGLTNLHLQLETLRLSGCLITQEGCSSLASSLPSRGSHLRELDMSYNHPGEAGVTLLKNLKLETLRVEPAGEHWLTPGLRKYSCQLTIDTNTVNRNLKLSDNNRKVTRVEEFQSYPDHPDRFDDGYPQLLCKNDLIGRCYWEVEWRELAEISVSYRKIERKGDSNDCLFGRNDHSWSLYCSHDYGFDVYHNKKKTCISPYSSSSSVSNRVAVYVDCPAGTLSFYRVSSDTLIHLHTFNTTFTETLYPGFGLWFGQSGASVSLCVG, encoded by the exons atGCCAGTAGTTAAAACTTCCAGTAAAGCTCT GTTGAGCAGCTGTAACCTCTCAGTGAAAAGCTGTGGAGCTCTCACCTCAGTTCACAGTTTTCAGTCCTCCAATTtgacagagctggacctgagtaacaatgacCTGAGAGATTCAGGGGTGAAAAAGTTGTCTTCTGGACTGACAAATTTACACCTACAACTAGAAACGCTCAG GCTGTCTGGCTGTCTGATCACACAAGAAGGTTGTTCTTCTCTGGCGTCAAGTCTGCCCTCTAGGggctcccatctgagagagctggacatgagctacaatcatccaggagaaGCAGGCGTGACTCTACTGAAGAATCTGAAACTTGAAACTCTAAG ggtggagcctgctggagaaCATTGGTTGacaccaggtctgaggaagt attcctgtcaactcacaatcgacacaaacacagtaaataGAAATctcaaactgtctgacaacaacaggaaggtgacacgtgtggaggagtttcagtcatatcctgatcatccagacagatttgatgatGGGTATCCTCAGCTGTTGTGTAAAAATGATCTGattggtcgctgttactgggaggttgaATGGAGAGAACTGGCTGagatatcagtgagttacagaaaaATTGAAAGGAAAGGAGACAGTAATGACTGTTTGTTTGGAAGGAATGATCATTCATGGAGTCTGTACTGCTCTCATGACTATGGATTTGATGTTTATcacaataagaaaaaaacatgcatcTCCCCctattcctcctcctcctctgtctctaacagagtagcagtgtatgtggactgtcctgctggcactctgtccttctacagagtctcctctgacactctgatccacctccacaccttcaacaccacattcactgaaactctttatcctgggtttgggTTATGGTTTGGTCAGTCTGGTGCTTCAGTGAGTCTGTGTGTAGGTTAG